Proteins from one Streptomyces sp. NBC_00390 genomic window:
- a CDS encoding trypsin-like serine protease, translating into MLAPRLRPARITGLLSATAVAAGLISAAPALAVAGPEAPADQYKSIVKLNIGDEANSRGCTATLVDANWIVTAASCFAGTPGTSVPAGKPALKSIATLSDGRAVEVVDLVPRTDRDLVLARLATAATGLPWTRLAPSAPAAGTDLTAAGFGRTKTEWVPDKLHTGTFTTNASDTGTITITGKGSDVLCKGDTGGPLLNASGQLVGVNSRSWQGGCLGTATAETRTGAISARADNLSVWSAEVRSLTAGWKTEAVVQAGTSLYQGIRLEDGSWTGFTDVQSKAGNIGGVRTATVAGINGDTHVVALGTNGRIYHTIRKADGTWGTFGDVGAVAGVLSNVTQLSAVSTGTEMQLVAVADGKVFHTVRRANGSWAPFGDVASVSSPMSGVTSIATANTGGELQVVAVTGGKAHHTLRTTAGHWSVWGDVAQASGATGPVSSVAMAGMGGTAHIALATDNGTRQYHTARRATGVWSPVKDLTAHLGNITVTSVGAAGVDHDVEFAFTTSDNRVVQTSRNTAGNIFTNPVTVPTIQSIAATPLGSIALAGTL; encoded by the coding sequence ATGCTTGCACCCCGTCTGCGCCCGGCGCGGATAACCGGTCTGCTCTCCGCCACCGCGGTCGCCGCAGGCCTGATCTCGGCCGCCCCCGCCCTTGCGGTGGCCGGTCCCGAGGCTCCGGCCGACCAGTACAAGTCCATTGTGAAGCTGAACATCGGCGACGAGGCCAACTCCCGTGGCTGCACGGCGACCCTGGTCGACGCGAACTGGATCGTCACGGCCGCCAGCTGCTTCGCCGGCACCCCCGGTACGTCGGTCCCGGCCGGCAAGCCGGCGCTGAAGTCCATCGCCACGCTGTCTGACGGCAGGGCCGTCGAGGTCGTCGACCTCGTGCCCCGTACCGACCGCGACCTGGTTCTCGCCCGGCTGGCCACCGCCGCCACTGGTCTCCCGTGGACCAGGCTGGCCCCCTCGGCTCCCGCAGCCGGCACCGACCTCACCGCGGCCGGGTTCGGACGTACGAAGACCGAGTGGGTACCCGACAAGCTTCACACGGGCACCTTCACCACCAATGCGTCCGACACCGGCACCATCACCATCACCGGCAAGGGCTCCGACGTCCTCTGCAAGGGCGACACCGGCGGTCCCCTCCTCAACGCGTCTGGCCAGCTCGTCGGCGTCAACAGCCGCTCCTGGCAGGGTGGTTGCCTTGGCACTGCCACCGCCGAGACCCGCACCGGGGCCATCTCCGCGCGGGCCGACAACCTGAGCGTGTGGTCCGCGGAGGTCCGCTCGCTGACCGCCGGCTGGAAGACGGAGGCCGTCGTTCAGGCGGGCACCTCCCTTTACCAGGGCATCCGCCTGGAAGACGGCTCCTGGACCGGCTTCACCGACGTCCAGTCCAAGGCGGGGAACATCGGCGGCGTCCGTACCGCCACCGTCGCCGGGATCAACGGCGACACCCACGTGGTGGCGCTCGGCACCAACGGCCGCATCTACCACACCATCCGCAAGGCGGACGGCACGTGGGGCACGTTCGGTGACGTCGGTGCCGTCGCCGGCGTACTCTCCAACGTCACTCAGCTGTCCGCCGTCTCCACCGGCACCGAGATGCAGCTGGTCGCGGTCGCCGACGGCAAGGTCTTCCACACCGTGCGCCGCGCGAACGGTTCGTGGGCCCCCTTCGGTGACGTCGCCTCCGTGAGCAGCCCCATGAGCGGCGTGACCTCGATCGCCACCGCCAACACCGGGGGCGAGCTCCAGGTCGTCGCCGTCACCGGCGGCAAGGCCCACCACACCCTGCGCACCACCGCCGGTCACTGGTCCGTCTGGGGCGACGTCGCCCAGGCCTCCGGCGCCACCGGCCCGGTCTCTTCCGTGGCCATGGCCGGCATGGGCGGCACCGCCCACATCGCCCTCGCCACGGACAACGGCACCCGCCAGTACCACACCGCCCGCCGCGCCACCGGCGTCTGGAGCCCCGTCAAGGACCTGACGGCCCACCTCGGCAACATCACCGTCACGTCGGTGGGCGCGGCCGGCGTCGACCACGACGTCGAGTTCGCCTTCACCACCAGCGACAACCGGGTCGTGCAGACCTCCCGCAACACCGCCGGCAACATCTTCACGAACCCGGTCACCGTGCCCACGATCCAGAGCATCGCGGCCACCCCGCTCGGCTCCATCGCACTCGCCGGCACCCTCTGA
- a CDS encoding ALF repeat-containing protein yields the protein MDTIYWSRRRILGAIAATAAVVTTSSLVLNPTAAWAETEPPEADPLRLPDTDRAKVVKAWVLGGTAVRAAAAVALAGSDADVQNFLAVKLASETAVDNRAALLGSLAKAGKGTRREVTAVLNGSDSTVSAFLQGGFKSALLEDLRVAAATTIATGGKAVVKAGNAALTDGSQAALEKFLTADRFTARLEDMRVESAKLLMLAGPEVQKYANRALSGTETEIEWFLETGQHIARARDQERSKIEELLAVATREGKAAELKTKQAEEACAQAVAAASKAKEAAQTAEAEARLAENDVVRAARSARKAAEAAKGASDAARMATNAANTAIQASRRAANAAMAASQAAAAAGTAASKAFNSAIAASRNLEKSAEAKALAGECRKIARWVRLTADEATRAADYADQVAKEGGKAAGAARDAADAAETSRRAAESSAGVADAEAAEARRQAQIAKANATIATNAAGTAQALATASAIAARDARNAAYSAAAHAEKAADAADWAVQYAGQAVDHANKSTEFANEATKAANMATEAVVQALKVEKDAREAEQQRLDHETRQGMEEMRLFAQADALDRAESEAKRSQAEQTSQVTRDLIALAESALRGGNLAGAAAAGRKAALALVDSHGIWSREAAQFALAGTDADVHVWIDGDRQIAQRQDDRETALHLARTSCSKVGFAATAALRSSDPDAAAAFLRTGAIEAAAMDNRVIVAQLLADKPGRAVTEAANAALNAGTPEALHQFLFGTFEKAQREDDAVAVAALLQTAGPYTKAYAQAVLEGPSWMRRKFLATVQYQTAQLDHDFATHVAAMQGAIAAAAKIADKAQEDAARAQEAAATARKAGEEAQMWAGKAQEAATRAVASAQKADAYANQAEESARNAQASADRAKQQAAAARTAARSANYSANRALESARSARASADSAMESASRARHASLEAGQNAADAATAASQARQEANRQRDRESTAAAEQAAKEMELHGIAKTNPADTSENDIFSFNPSKKDWQDWSRTTHDWAFVTGTLGAYVGIAAGWSGAKPLQYAALGLGGVTTHLDIASAICAFNGYGWESEEFENAAGLALFSMATLGLGSRLRVVNASISHRTAELTNAAFDAWGAIMNRMTAH from the coding sequence TTGGACACCATTTATTGGAGTAGGCGGCGCATTCTCGGCGCCATCGCGGCCACCGCGGCCGTCGTCACGACTTCCAGCCTCGTTCTCAACCCCACGGCAGCCTGGGCCGAGACCGAGCCTCCGGAAGCCGACCCGCTCCGGCTGCCGGACACCGACCGCGCCAAGGTCGTCAAGGCATGGGTGCTGGGGGGTACGGCCGTTCGCGCCGCCGCCGCCGTCGCGCTGGCCGGCTCCGACGCCGACGTGCAGAACTTCCTGGCCGTCAAACTCGCCTCGGAAACCGCGGTGGACAACCGCGCCGCGCTCCTTGGCAGCCTCGCGAAGGCCGGCAAGGGGACGCGTCGCGAGGTCACCGCCGTGCTCAACGGCAGTGACTCCACCGTCTCCGCCTTTCTCCAGGGCGGCTTCAAGTCCGCCCTCCTGGAGGACCTGCGCGTGGCCGCCGCCACGACGATCGCCACGGGCGGCAAGGCCGTGGTCAAGGCGGGCAACGCCGCCCTCACCGACGGCTCCCAGGCCGCGCTGGAGAAGTTCCTCACCGCGGACCGGTTCACGGCCCGTCTGGAGGACATGCGCGTCGAGTCCGCCAAGCTGTTGATGCTGGCGGGCCCGGAGGTGCAGAAGTACGCCAACAGGGCGCTGTCGGGCACGGAAACCGAGATCGAGTGGTTCCTCGAAACCGGCCAGCACATCGCCCGAGCCCGCGATCAGGAACGGTCCAAGATCGAAGAGCTCCTCGCCGTCGCCACGCGCGAGGGCAAGGCTGCCGAATTGAAGACGAAGCAGGCCGAAGAGGCCTGCGCCCAGGCCGTGGCCGCCGCCTCCAAGGCCAAGGAGGCCGCGCAAACCGCCGAGGCCGAGGCGCGCCTCGCGGAGAACGACGTCGTGCGGGCCGCCCGGTCAGCCCGCAAGGCCGCGGAGGCCGCGAAGGGGGCGTCCGACGCGGCCCGGATGGCGACCAACGCCGCCAACACCGCCATTCAGGCTTCCCGTCGCGCCGCGAACGCCGCGATGGCCGCGAGCCAGGCGGCGGCCGCCGCGGGCACCGCCGCGTCAAAGGCGTTCAATTCGGCCATCGCCGCCTCCAGGAATCTGGAGAAGTCCGCCGAGGCCAAGGCACTGGCCGGCGAGTGCCGGAAGATCGCCCGATGGGTCCGGCTCACGGCGGATGAGGCCACGCGCGCCGCCGACTACGCGGACCAGGTCGCCAAGGAGGGTGGCAAAGCCGCCGGCGCGGCACGCGACGCCGCCGACGCGGCAGAGACTTCCCGGCGCGCCGCGGAGAGCTCGGCCGGTGTGGCCGATGCGGAGGCCGCGGAAGCCAGGCGCCAGGCCCAGATCGCCAAGGCCAACGCCACGATCGCCACCAACGCCGCCGGAACCGCGCAGGCCCTCGCGACCGCGTCCGCAATCGCGGCGCGCGACGCCCGCAACGCCGCCTACAGCGCGGCCGCCCACGCGGAGAAGGCCGCGGACGCCGCAGACTGGGCCGTCCAGTACGCCGGCCAGGCGGTGGACCACGCGAACAAGTCCACCGAGTTCGCCAACGAGGCGACCAAGGCCGCCAATATGGCCACGGAAGCGGTCGTCCAGGCGCTCAAGGTCGAGAAGGACGCGCGCGAGGCCGAGCAGCAGCGGCTGGACCACGAGACCCGGCAAGGGATGGAGGAGATGCGCCTGTTCGCCCAGGCCGACGCCCTCGACAGGGCGGAGAGCGAGGCCAAGCGCAGCCAGGCCGAGCAAACCTCCCAGGTGACGAGGGACCTCATCGCGCTGGCCGAGTCGGCGCTGCGGGGCGGGAACCTGGCAGGGGCCGCCGCCGCGGGACGCAAGGCGGCCCTCGCCCTCGTGGACTCCCACGGCATCTGGTCCCGGGAGGCCGCGCAGTTCGCCCTGGCCGGTACGGACGCCGACGTCCACGTCTGGATCGACGGCGACCGGCAGATCGCACAGCGCCAGGACGACCGGGAGACCGCCCTCCACCTCGCCCGCACCTCCTGCTCGAAGGTCGGCTTCGCCGCGACCGCGGCGCTGCGGAGCAGCGATCCCGACGCGGCGGCAGCGTTCCTGCGCACCGGTGCCATCGAGGCGGCGGCCATGGACAACCGTGTCATCGTCGCGCAGCTACTGGCCGACAAGCCCGGCCGCGCGGTGACCGAGGCGGCGAACGCCGCACTGAACGCCGGAACGCCCGAGGCGCTGCACCAGTTCCTCTTCGGTACGTTCGAGAAGGCCCAGCGGGAGGACGACGCGGTGGCCGTCGCGGCCCTCCTCCAGACCGCGGGGCCGTACACCAAGGCCTATGCCCAGGCAGTGCTCGAGGGCCCCTCGTGGATGCGCCGGAAGTTCCTCGCCACCGTCCAGTACCAGACCGCGCAGCTCGACCACGACTTCGCCACCCACGTCGCGGCCATGCAGGGTGCCATCGCCGCGGCCGCGAAGATCGCCGATAAGGCGCAGGAGGACGCCGCCCGCGCCCAGGAGGCAGCCGCTACGGCCCGCAAGGCGGGCGAGGAAGCACAGATGTGGGCGGGGAAGGCGCAGGAGGCGGCCACTCGGGCCGTCGCCTCCGCCCAGAAGGCGGACGCATACGCGAACCAGGCCGAGGAGTCCGCCCGCAACGCCCAGGCTTCGGCCGACAGGGCGAAGCAGCAGGCGGCCGCCGCCCGCACCGCCGCCCGCTCGGCGAACTACTCCGCCAACCGGGCACTGGAATCAGCCCGCAGTGCTCGTGCATCCGCCGACTCGGCCATGGAATCGGCGAGCAGAGCCCGCCACGCCTCGCTCGAGGCGGGCCAGAACGCGGCGGACGCGGCCACCGCGGCCAGTCAGGCCCGCCAGGAGGCCAACCGGCAGCGGGACAGGGAAAGCACGGCAGCGGCCGAGCAGGCCGCGAAGGAGATGGAGCTGCACGGAATCGCCAAGACGAACCCGGCCGACACCTCCGAGAACGACATCTTCTCGTTCAACCCGTCGAAAAAGGACTGGCAGGACTGGTCCAGGACCACGCACGATTGGGCCTTCGTAACCGGCACGCTCGGTGCCTATGTCGGTATCGCCGCCGGGTGGAGCGGCGCCAAGCCACTCCAGTACGCGGCCCTCGGCCTGGGTGGTGTCACCACGCACCTTGACATCGCCAGCGCGATCTGCGCGTTCAACGGCTACGGATGGGAGAGTGAGGAGTTCGAGAACGCCGCCGGGCTCGCGCTGTTCAGCATGGCCACCCTCGGACTGGGAAGTCGTCTCAGGGTGGTCAACGCCTCGATCTCCCACAGGACCGCCGAGCTCACGAACGCCGCGTTCGACGCGTGGGGAGCGATCATGAACCGGATGACCGCCCACTGA
- a CDS encoding DUF6545 domain-containing protein: MNLYLPAAALGIVLVVKLPSLVRRWRSPVVRSVNAVIFLQAAAFFFSAPPTITVVNEMTGVSNFSAALVYCILSAHACACRVLMENWREDVEVLPHTRRRVRRWIWGHGVVTILLIGCFVRGEAPVERQRDFETYYANTPFMREMVLLCLFAVTAAAAAAAAACWKWARDIRRERPERRTPAGGLLRIGLTVLAVGFLTNVTYGMAELAAVVAAWSGRDWEPLNRAAVSFACLGTLFVAVGFLIPIVGPWITARLFGPLWTLRALGTLRRTICRDGGPRSPMRLSTPWNAGPGRRLTDRMTDIHDRMLELGAYCSEEVRADAYARAREGGRTEAESVAFGLAAMFTAAADARALAMPADKEQGVVAVRALRAAEAEYRDLLVGISRALPALAVMPRAPAGAADTPTPDRHPSGQSPDGAADMEAALGGGLLVRPPPRQNAGWADRDRALNDSLARLSCR, from the coding sequence GTGAATCTCTACCTCCCGGCCGCCGCGCTCGGCATCGTGCTGGTCGTCAAACTTCCCTCGTTGGTGAGGCGCTGGCGCAGCCCCGTGGTCCGCAGCGTCAACGCCGTGATCTTCCTGCAGGCCGCGGCGTTCTTCTTCTCGGCGCCCCCGACGATCACGGTCGTCAACGAGATGACGGGCGTCAGCAATTTCTCGGCGGCGCTGGTCTACTGCATCCTCTCCGCCCACGCGTGTGCCTGCCGGGTCCTCATGGAGAACTGGCGCGAGGACGTGGAGGTCCTCCCCCACACACGCCGCCGGGTCAGGCGTTGGATCTGGGGCCACGGTGTCGTGACCATCCTGCTCATCGGCTGTTTCGTACGGGGCGAGGCGCCGGTCGAACGGCAGCGTGACTTCGAGACGTATTACGCCAACACTCCCTTCATGCGCGAGATGGTGCTGCTCTGCCTGTTCGCCGTCACCGCCGCTGCCGCCGCTGCGGCCGCCGCGTGCTGGAAATGGGCGCGCGACATCCGCAGGGAGCGCCCCGAGCGGAGGACACCGGCCGGAGGCTTGCTGCGCATCGGGCTCACCGTCCTGGCCGTGGGTTTCCTGACCAACGTCACCTACGGTATGGCCGAACTGGCCGCGGTCGTGGCCGCCTGGAGCGGCCGTGACTGGGAACCGCTCAACCGGGCGGCCGTGTCGTTCGCCTGCCTCGGCACCCTTTTCGTTGCTGTCGGCTTCCTCATCCCCATCGTCGGACCCTGGATCACCGCACGGCTGTTCGGGCCTCTGTGGACCCTGCGTGCCCTGGGCACCCTGCGGCGGACCATATGCCGCGACGGTGGTCCCCGGAGCCCGATGCGGCTCTCCACTCCCTGGAACGCCGGCCCGGGCCGGCGCCTCACGGACCGGATGACCGACATCCACGACCGGATGCTGGAGCTGGGGGCGTACTGCTCGGAGGAGGTACGGGCGGACGCCTACGCCCGGGCCCGCGAGGGCGGCAGGACGGAGGCCGAGAGTGTCGCCTTCGGCCTGGCCGCCATGTTCACGGCGGCGGCGGACGCCCGCGCCCTCGCGATGCCCGCCGACAAGGAACAGGGCGTGGTGGCGGTTCGGGCGCTGCGGGCCGCCGAAGCCGAGTACCGCGACCTTCTGGTCGGCATCTCCCGGGCTCTTCCGGCCCTGGCCGTCATGCCTCGGGCTCCTGCCGGAGCGGCAGATACCCCGACTCCGGACCGGCATCCCTCTGGGCAGTCGCCGGACGGGGCTGCCGACATGGAGGCCGCCTTAGGTGGCGGCCTGTTGGTCAGGCCGCCACCTCGTCAGAATGCCGGCTGGGCGGACCGGGACCGGGCGCTGAACGACAGCCTGGCGCGCCTTTCGTGTCGGTGA
- a CDS encoding toxin-antitoxin system, toxin component, whose protein sequence is MHGGLCIRHEGRVARVGVSREMKRYRDALFMGLPQPVPEQPVELLKAICACAARSSGREVHLMLEEFPPGSVTGLWLDMGDYDLVALEANTSPLHQVVILGHELWHLKEGHCGHGSAAGAMAAARMLGDRWSLADAVAYVAARTEPDLEEERRAERFGRMLADRVRSCLEGRRSTTPFDGVAGRIWASLRG, encoded by the coding sequence ATGCATGGGGGGCTGTGCATCCGGCACGAGGGACGGGTGGCACGGGTGGGGGTCTCGCGCGAGATGAAGCGGTATCGCGACGCGCTGTTCATGGGGCTGCCGCAGCCGGTTCCCGAGCAGCCGGTGGAGCTGCTGAAGGCGATCTGCGCGTGTGCGGCACGGAGCAGCGGGCGCGAAGTGCACTTGATGCTGGAGGAGTTCCCGCCGGGCTCGGTGACGGGCCTGTGGCTGGACATGGGCGACTACGACCTGGTCGCCCTCGAGGCGAACACCTCGCCACTGCACCAGGTCGTGATCCTGGGGCACGAACTGTGGCACCTGAAGGAGGGGCATTGCGGTCATGGCAGCGCGGCCGGTGCGATGGCCGCGGCGCGCATGCTGGGGGACCGCTGGAGCCTTGCGGACGCGGTCGCCTACGTCGCCGCCCGTACGGAGCCGGACCTCGAAGAGGAGCGGCGTGCAGAGAGGTTCGGCCGGATGCTCGCCGACCGGGTCAGGTCCTGCCTGGAGGGCAGGCGTAGCACGACACCCTTCGACGGAGTGGCCGGCCGCATCTGGGCGTCGCTCAGAGGATGA
- a CDS encoding peptidoglycan-binding protein, with translation MIVDDTEPERAFGSAPDTEHSITNSFQRVLDALDAARAELRRTDPHLYGAHEERGRAGSPSPAPSSVVVEPLWARGADLRDDPAAAVGEPLWAGNAPPADAPLPGAAPLPGFLEEDPDHRNTPHPEEPWWAAARRDTVSSGTAGSHTARWPDDTRETAPHAARWRVRITGRVLPRLPVKRVRIAGAFGVGAASGLMVASSLLTNGGTMPPVPSAPSAQPEWPLPDDAAASPPAGALRQGDDGQEVSDLQKRLLQVPNIYDDGETDGYYDIEVQAAVARFQEWYGVRGDETGVYGDSTRRDLMSRTQ, from the coding sequence GTGATAGTCGACGACACCGAACCTGAGCGAGCTTTCGGTTCAGCACCTGACACCGAGCACTCGATCACGAACTCCTTCCAGCGGGTGCTGGATGCGCTGGACGCCGCACGCGCCGAGCTCCGCCGGACCGACCCCCATCTGTACGGGGCCCACGAGGAGCGAGGCCGGGCCGGGAGCCCGTCGCCCGCCCCGTCGTCCGTGGTGGTGGAGCCGCTGTGGGCCCGCGGCGCCGACCTGAGGGACGACCCGGCCGCCGCGGTGGGCGAACCGCTGTGGGCGGGGAACGCACCCCCGGCGGACGCCCCTCTTCCCGGCGCCGCCCCGCTCCCTGGATTCCTGGAGGAAGACCCGGACCACCGGAACACCCCGCACCCCGAGGAGCCCTGGTGGGCCGCGGCCCGCCGGGACACGGTCTCTTCGGGCACCGCTGGGTCGCACACCGCCCGGTGGCCGGACGACACCCGGGAGACGGCACCACACGCCGCCCGCTGGCGTGTGAGGATCACGGGCCGTGTGCTGCCGCGCCTTCCCGTCAAGCGGGTGCGTATCGCCGGGGCGTTCGGGGTGGGCGCGGCGAGCGGTCTCATGGTCGCCTCTTCGCTCCTGACCAACGGCGGCACCATGCCCCCGGTCCCGTCCGCGCCCTCCGCACAGCCCGAGTGGCCGCTGCCCGACGATGCTGCCGCGTCGCCCCCCGCGGGCGCGCTGAGGCAGGGGGACGACGGGCAGGAGGTGTCCGACCTGCAGAAGCGTCTGCTCCAGGTCCCCAACATCTACGACGACGGTGAGACCGACGGCTACTACGACATCGAAGTGCAGGCGGCTGTGGCCAGGTTCCAGGAGTGGTACGGCGTCCGTGGCGACGAAACCGGCGTCTACGGCGACAGCACCCGACGCGACCTGATGTCGCGCACCCAGTAG
- a CDS encoding cysteine hydrolase family protein produces the protein MGRSAVVVIDMINTYDHADADLLIPSAAKAVPAVVRLIERARRDGVPVIYVNDNFGEWRSHHGEILDTALAGPHADLVEPLRPDRDSLFVLKARHSIFYETPLAYLLSQLTVDHVVLCGQVTEQCVLYSALDAHIRHLRVSVAGDAVAHIHPELAEAALKMMQRNMNAQVVGTDSVGFDGPPPGRSA, from the coding sequence ATGGGCAGATCCGCGGTCGTCGTGATCGACATGATCAACACCTACGATCACGCGGACGCCGACCTGCTGATCCCGTCGGCCGCCAAAGCCGTGCCGGCGGTCGTCCGGCTCATCGAACGAGCACGCCGGGACGGCGTTCCGGTCATCTATGTCAACGACAACTTCGGTGAATGGCGCTCCCACCACGGCGAGATCCTCGACACCGCCCTCGCGGGCCCGCACGCCGATCTGGTCGAGCCCCTCCGCCCCGACCGTGACTCTTTGTTCGTGCTGAAGGCTCGGCATTCGATCTTCTACGAGACCCCTCTCGCCTACCTGCTGTCCCAGCTCACCGTGGATCACGTGGTGTTGTGCGGACAGGTCACCGAACAATGCGTGCTCTACTCGGCCCTCGACGCCCACATTCGTCATCTGCGGGTCTCGGTGGCCGGCGACGCCGTCGCGCACATCCATCCGGAACTGGCCGAGGCAGCGCTGAAGATGATGCAGCGCAACATGAACGCCCAGGTCGTCGGCACGGATTCGGTCGGGTTCGACGGACCACCGCCCGGACGGTCCGCATGA
- a CDS encoding aminotransferase class I/II-fold pyridoxal phosphate-dependent enzyme: MGTDKRQVLDQREAPVLEALARYHGAEELAFSPPGHKQARGADPEVRRILGDAVFLGDVLASGGLDDRRTRGRVLEHAERLMAEAVHAEHTFFSTCGSSLSVKAAMLTVASPHEKLLVGRDAHKSVVSGLILCGLQPVWVEPAWDAERHLAHPPSAAAYEKAFAEHPDARGALVTSPTPYGSAADLTAIAEVCHRRDRPLVVDEAWGAHLPFHGDLPVWAMDAGADICVTSIHKMGSGLEQGSVFHLQGDLIDPADLASRADLLGTTSPSVLLYAGIDGWRRQMVRHGEALLTRALDLAGRVRVAIERIDGLHVNDAHDFCGPDLAAQFDPLPVVIDLTGLHISGYDAADWLREHHRIDMHLFDHRRISAQLTHADDSDTTRTLLTALKDLAPHADELRPAPRVDVPDPAGLRMEQVCLPRDAYFAATEDVALDAAEGRVAAEMVTPYPPGIPAVLPGERLTERVLCYLRTGIDAGMNVPDAADPELRTVRVTTKNSA, encoded by the coding sequence ATGGGTACGGACAAGCGACAGGTTCTTGACCAGCGTGAGGCCCCGGTGCTGGAGGCGCTCGCGAGGTACCACGGGGCCGAGGAACTCGCCTTCTCGCCGCCGGGACACAAGCAGGCCCGCGGCGCGGACCCGGAGGTCCGCCGGATCCTCGGCGACGCCGTCTTCCTCGGAGATGTCCTGGCCAGCGGCGGACTGGACGACAGGCGCACACGCGGGCGGGTGCTGGAACACGCGGAGCGGCTCATGGCCGAGGCCGTGCACGCCGAGCACACCTTCTTCTCCACCTGTGGCAGCTCGCTCTCGGTGAAGGCAGCGATGCTCACCGTGGCCTCGCCGCACGAGAAACTGCTCGTGGGACGGGACGCTCACAAGTCCGTCGTGTCCGGGCTGATCCTGTGCGGTCTGCAGCCCGTGTGGGTCGAGCCGGCATGGGACGCCGAGCGGCACCTCGCCCATCCGCCGTCGGCAGCGGCCTACGAGAAGGCCTTCGCGGAGCATCCCGACGCGCGAGGCGCCCTGGTGACCAGCCCGACGCCCTACGGCTCCGCGGCAGATCTCACCGCCATCGCCGAGGTCTGCCACCGCCGGGACAGGCCCCTTGTCGTGGACGAGGCGTGGGGCGCTCATCTGCCGTTCCACGGCGACCTGCCCGTCTGGGCGATGGACGCAGGGGCCGACATCTGTGTCACCAGCATCCACAAGATGGGCAGCGGCCTGGAACAGGGCTCGGTGTTCCATCTGCAGGGCGACCTGATCGACCCGGCGGACCTCGCATCGCGGGCCGACCTGCTGGGCACCACGAGCCCGTCGGTGCTGCTCTACGCCGGCATCGACGGCTGGCGCCGCCAGATGGTCCGGCACGGCGAGGCCCTTCTGACCAGGGCGCTGGATCTTGCCGGACGCGTCCGTGTGGCGATCGAACGCATCGACGGTCTGCATGTGAACGACGCGCATGACTTCTGCGGCCCGGACCTGGCCGCTCAGTTCGACCCCCTGCCGGTGGTCATCGACCTGACGGGCCTGCACATCAGCGGCTACGACGCCGCCGACTGGCTGCGCGAGCACCATCGCATCGACATGCATCTGTTCGACCATCGCCGCATCAGCGCACAGCTCACCCATGCCGACGACAGCGACACCACGCGCACCCTGCTGACCGCGCTCAAGGATCTCGCGCCCCACGCGGATGAGCTGCGGCCGGCTCCCCGGGTGGACGTGCCGGACCCGGCCGGGCTGCGCATGGAACAGGTCTGCCTTCCACGCGACGCGTACTTCGCCGCCACCGAGGATGTCGCGCTCGATGCGGCGGAAGGCCGGGTCGCGGCGGAGATGGTCACCCCGTACCCGCCGGGCATTCCGGCCGTACTGCCCGGTGAGCGTCTTACCGAACGGGTGCTGTGCTATCTGCGGACGGGGATCGACGCCGGGATGAATGTTCCCGACGCGGCGGACCCTGAGCTGCGCACCGTGCGGGTCACCACCAAGAACAGCGCTTGA
- a CDS encoding HemK2/MTQ2 family protein methyltransferase: protein MTYTSQALRAPWQVGQAYEVYTPQADTHLLAEALEDAAPCTGRDVLDLCTGTGVLALAAARRGARVSAVDSSPEAVATARANSGLDGPPVQVLRGDLFTPVKDRRFDLIVSNPPYVPAPDRRPPDRGRAQAWDAGPDGRAVLDPICAQAPHMLRPGGALLIVQSALCGTARTLTQLRCRGLDAAIVRRRQVPFGPVLRSRAGWLETRGLISPGESMEELVIIRAERTR from the coding sequence ATGACGTACACGTCGCAGGCCCTACGAGCACCCTGGCAGGTCGGGCAGGCCTACGAGGTCTACACCCCGCAGGCCGACACGCACCTTCTCGCCGAGGCGCTCGAGGATGCAGCGCCCTGCACCGGAAGGGACGTCCTCGATCTGTGCACCGGTACCGGCGTGCTCGCCCTGGCCGCCGCGCGTCGTGGCGCGCGGGTGAGTGCCGTCGACAGTTCGCCGGAGGCCGTGGCGACAGCCAGGGCCAACTCCGGCCTCGACGGTCCCCCGGTGCAGGTGCTGCGGGGCGATCTGTTCACGCCGGTGAAGGACCGTCGATTCGATCTGATTGTGAGCAATCCGCCCTACGTCCCCGCGCCTGATCGCCGTCCGCCAGACCGGGGACGCGCCCAGGCCTGGGACGCGGGGCCCGACGGGCGTGCCGTGCTGGACCCGATCTGCGCACAGGCGCCGCACATGCTGCGGCCGGGCGGCGCGCTGCTGATCGTGCAGTCCGCGCTGTGCGGAACGGCGCGGACGCTCACGCAGCTGCGGTGCCGGGGCCTCGACGCCGCGATCGTCCGACGGCGGCAGGTGCCGTTCGGACCGGTGCTGCGCTCCCGCGCCGGCTGGCTCGAGACGCGCGGCCTCATCTCCCCCGGCGAGTCGATGGAAGAGCTGGTGATCATCCGTGCCGAACGTACCCGGTGA
- a CDS encoding CDGSH iron-sulfur domain-containing protein yields the protein MVLTDDGPMLVDGPVELTLDDGTTVRSDRFVVAVCTCRRSRTYPWCDTSHRRRSRT from the coding sequence ATGGTTCTGACCGATGACGGGCCGATGCTCGTCGACGGTCCCGTGGAGCTCACCCTCGACGACGGCACGACCGTGAGGTCCGACCGTTTTGTCGTGGCCGTCTGCACGTGCCGGCGCAGCCGCACCTACCCATGGTGCGACACCAGCCACCGCCGCAGGAGCAGGACATGA